The sequence ACCCTCAATAGGGCCTTCTTTCAAGAATAAGTTTTTAACATTAGTAAGAATGTCATCGCCGTGAATGGCTTTGTTTTTTTGCAGGTAGTGACTTAAAAAGTAGCCACAAGTTACTCCAGCGCCAAATAAAAATCCGCCAACGATAGCGTATGTTGGTGTTTCTTCGCATTTATTTTTCATGATATCCCGCCTTTCGAACAGCTAGTTGCTTCTTTATTAGTATACTACTTATTGAAAAAAAAGTCTTCTATCTTAAAATTAGCCGATGATTAGGGTATAATGATGTTGAACAAGTATTAACAGAAGGAGGGGAAAACATAAAAGCATGAAAACCAGCTTTTATGGATACATAATATGAATACACAAACATTTGAGTTAATCAAAAAAATGACCGAACTGCAAGGAACTAGTGGGTTCGAACACCGTGTTCGCGAAGAAATGCGAAAACAATTAACGCCTTTAGTGGATGAAGTAAAACAAGACGGGTTAGGCGGGATTTTTGGTATCCGCAAAAGCAAAGCAGAAAATGCTCCTAAAATTATGATTGCTGCTCACATGGATGAAGTCGGTTTTATGTTAGCGCGGATTACAGAACAAGGACTTTTTAACGTGGTTCCTCTAGGCGGATGGAATCCTTATGTTGTTTCGGCACAACGGTTCACATTGCAGACAGCAAAGGGAGATTACCCTTGTGTTTCATCTTCTGTGCCGCCGCATCTTTTGAGAGGGAAAGATGGACAAGCAGGGAAACCGGAAATAGGCGATATCCTTTTTGATGCAGGTTTTGATTCTAAAGAAGAAGCCGAAGCTTTTGGTGTTCGACCTGGCGATACTATCGTGCCCGATGTTGAAACGGTTAAGATGGCCAACGGCAAAAAAATACTTGGGAAAGCTTGGGATAATCGTTATGGAACGACTGTCGTGATAG is a genomic window of Carnobacterium sp. CP1 containing:
- the pepA gene encoding glutamyl aminopeptidase; protein product: MNTQTFELIKKMTELQGTSGFEHRVREEMRKQLTPLVDEVKQDGLGGIFGIRKSKAENAPKIMIAAHMDEVGFMLARITEQGLFNVVPLGGWNPYVVSAQRFTLQTAKGDYPCVSSSVPPHLLRGKDGQAGKPEIGDILFDAGFDSKEEAEAFGVRPGDTIVPDVETVKMANGKKILGKAWDNRYGTTVVIEALKELMGEELPNTLIAGANVQEEVGLRGTKGAVHQFKPDLFFAVDCSAADDLTGDKANFGHLGEGFLLRIQDPGMITLKGMREFLLDTAETHNIPYQYFVSKGGTDAGAAHVMNNGVPSAVIGVCARYIHTHQTVFHIDDYAAAKEMVLQIARTLDRSTFETIMKNN
- a CDS encoding PepSY domain-containing protein; the encoded protein is MKNKCEETPTYAIVGGFLFGAGVTCGYFLSHYLQKNKAIHGDDILTNVKNLFLKEGPIEGSWIELKKVPLQKFALKTDVYYGGVSRMEEDHLVQYEFIADAYSGSILDIYRI